A single region of the Anomaloglossus baeobatrachus isolate aAnoBae1 chromosome 2, aAnoBae1.hap1, whole genome shotgun sequence genome encodes:
- the RPP21 gene encoding ribonuclease P protein subunit p21 isoform X1 → MAAAPPEVTTHCGRGWVLCTLMLLEKMANQIKDKEALQRLNFLYQAAHCVLAVNPENVELARFYCHTEKTIGKRLVLRQDPSIKRTICKRCSSLLLSGITCTVRQKKHGGQRLTVIRCISCGLSKRFLNNPNYKLWSEQPEALLENQPKPDPGSLQNLPKEKGSSAKIENTKKMAA, encoded by the exons ATGGCTGCTGCACCGCCGGAAGTGACGACACACTGTGGGCGGGGCTGGGTGCTATGCACGCTTATGCTTCTAGAG AAAATGGCAAATCAGATTAAAGACAAAGAAGCGCTGCAGCGGCTCAACTTTCTTTACCAG GCTGCACATTGTGTTCTAGCTGTAAACCCCGAGAATGTGGAACTCGCTCGATTCTACTGTCATACAGAAAAAACAATTGGCAAGCGCTTAGTTTTGAGACA GGATCCATCGATAAAAAGAACTATTTGCAAGAGATGCAGCTCTCTCCTACTTTCTGGAATCACCTGTACTGTGAGACAAAAAA AACATGGCGGACAGAGGCTAACAGTAATTCGATGTATCAGCTGCGGTCTAAGTAAACGTTTCCTAAATAATCCCAATTACAAGCTTTGGAGTGAGCAGCCAGAGGCATTACTGGAGAACCAACCAAAACCAG ATCCTGGATCACTGCAAAATTTACCGAAAGAGAAGGGATCCTCTGCCAAAATAGAAAATACTAAGAAGATGGCCGCCTAA
- the RPP21 gene encoding ribonuclease P protein subunit p21 isoform X2, producing MANQIKDKEALQRLNFLYQAAHCVLAVNPENVELARFYCHTEKTIGKRLVLRQDPSIKRTICKRCSSLLLSGITCTVRQKKHGGQRLTVIRCISCGLSKRFLNNPNYKLWSEQPEALLENQPKPDPGSLQNLPKEKGSSAKIENTKKMAA from the exons ATGGCAAATCAGATTAAAGACAAAGAAGCGCTGCAGCGGCTCAACTTTCTTTACCAG GCTGCACATTGTGTTCTAGCTGTAAACCCCGAGAATGTGGAACTCGCTCGATTCTACTGTCATACAGAAAAAACAATTGGCAAGCGCTTAGTTTTGAGACA GGATCCATCGATAAAAAGAACTATTTGCAAGAGATGCAGCTCTCTCCTACTTTCTGGAATCACCTGTACTGTGAGACAAAAAA AACATGGCGGACAGAGGCTAACAGTAATTCGATGTATCAGCTGCGGTCTAAGTAAACGTTTCCTAAATAATCCCAATTACAAGCTTTGGAGTGAGCAGCCAGAGGCATTACTGGAGAACCAACCAAAACCAG ATCCTGGATCACTGCAAAATTTACCGAAAGAGAAGGGATCCTCTGCCAAAATAGAAAATACTAAGAAGATGGCCGCCTAA